The Proteus terrae subsp. cibarius genome contains the following window.
TCATCGTGCGCAATGGGTTTTAATAAAGGCTTAACCTACAATATAGGTTGCTGTTCCACTGGCAATATGAACTTGTTTTTCATTATGTAATTCAACACGAGCAACAGACACTTTATTGCCACTGCGTAAAATATGGCTACTCGCTGTAAAACATTCTCCACGTCCTGGTCTTAAATAATCAACACGTAAGTCGATTGTGCCCATATTAGCGAGTTTTTGTTCGAGTTGCTCTTGGGATATTGGTGCCAAACGTGTTAATGCGTTACCGACACAAACTAGTCCTGCACTGACATCAAGTACAGAAGCAATGAGTCCACCATGTAAGATGCGTTGGGCAATATTGCCAACAAGTTTATCTTGATACCGAAATTGAATTTCAGCGTAGTCTTGTTCAAAGCGAACTAGCTCTAAGCCAATTAATTGGTTAAAGGGCATCTTATAAACAAAAACATGACCAATTAGTGTTTGAGCCTCTTCTAATGTTAACTGTTTTTCCATTTTTAGAACCCCTGATATCACGTCATTAAGTTAATGTTATGTTAATAATACATGACAAAATCGTAATTGCACATTCGTGCTATAAATATAATGGTGTGAAAATATACGAGATTTAATGGCGATTACGTGTAAAATATGGGCACTAAAGTGTAATAAAGCATATATATAAGAACTAATTTTAAAGTAAGTACTAACTTTTATACTATTCAATAATGAAACAGGATAATTAACTATGCGTTACATCCGTTCTTTACTTGCGGTGACTTTATTCTATTCAGCATGGGGATTTGCATCCGAAATACAAGCATCATCATCTCCTGCACCGCTTGTTCAGGGCAGTATCATTTCTGGTTTATTACAAGAGTACGATTCACCTTTTGTTCTTTATCCTTATGAATCCAATTATATTATTTACACTGATACCTCTGATATGAATAAAGAGGCTATTCAAAGCTATGATTGGGGGAATAAGGCTAAAAAAGATGAGGTGAAATTTCAGCTTAGTTTGGCTTTCCCGTTATGGCGAGGCATTGCGGGTGAAAACTCTGTTTTAGCAGCATCTTATACTCAACGTTCTTGGTGGCAATTAAGTAATAAGAAAGAATCAGCCCCTTTTCGTGAGACAAACTACGAACCGCAACTTTTTCTAGGTTGGGCAACAGACTATAAATTTGCGGGATGGACTCTTCGTGAAATAGAAATGGGCTTTAACCACGAGTCGAATGGACGTTCTGATCCTACATCTCGTAGTTGGAACCGTGCTTATGCACGTTTTATGGTACAAAAAGGTAATTTACAGCTTGATCTAAAACCTTGGTATCGCTTTAGTGAAAGTGCTCAACGTGATGATAATCCAGAGATTAATCGCTATATGGGTTATTACCGATTAAAAGCGGGCTATCGATTAGGTGAAAGTGTGATCACTGCGACCGGACGTTATAACTGGAATAGTGGTTATGGTGCGGCTGAATTGGGTTGGAGCTACCCAATTACTAAGCATGTGCGCTTTTATACCCAAGTATTTAGTGGTTATGGCGAATCAATGATTGATTATAACTTTCGTCAGACTCGGGTCGGTGTTGGTGTGATGCTTAATGATATGCTGTAATTTTCCCCATTCTGAGGTAGCATAGCGCTATAAATGATGATGGCACCTTCATATTGGTGCCTTTTCTTTTACTCCTCATCATAGTTTTTATCAGCAGCTTTTCAGAGGAACGGTGTGTCCACAGCAGAAGTTCTTAATTCAATGCCATCGGCACAGGCTATTTTGCGAGAAACCTTTGGTTATCAGCAGTTTCGTCCTGGTCAGCAAGAAATCATCCATACCATTACCACTGGGAGAGATTGTCTAGTTGTGATGCCGACAGGGGGTGGAAAATCCCTTTGTTATCAAATCCCCGCATTATTACTCGATGGGTTGACCGTG
Protein-coding sequences here:
- a CDS encoding thioesterase family protein codes for the protein MEKQLTLEEAQTLIGHVFVYKMPFNQLIGLELVRFEQDYAEIQFRYQDKLVGNIAQRILHGGLIASVLDVSAGLVCVGNALTRLAPISQEQLEQKLANMGTIDLRVDYLRPGRGECFTASSHILRSGNKVSVARVELHNEKQVHIASGTATYIVG
- the pldA gene encoding phospholipase A, yielding MRYIRSLLAVTLFYSAWGFASEIQASSSPAPLVQGSIISGLLQEYDSPFVLYPYESNYIIYTDTSDMNKEAIQSYDWGNKAKKDEVKFQLSLAFPLWRGIAGENSVLAASYTQRSWWQLSNKKESAPFRETNYEPQLFLGWATDYKFAGWTLREIEMGFNHESNGRSDPTSRSWNRAYARFMVQKGNLQLDLKPWYRFSESAQRDDNPEINRYMGYYRLKAGYRLGESVITATGRYNWNSGYGAAELGWSYPITKHVRFYTQVFSGYGESMIDYNFRQTRVGVGVMLNDML